A genomic stretch from Candidatus Baltobacteraceae bacterium includes:
- a CDS encoding phosphodiesterase → MIVAQISDLHIRRRGHVLHHMPNTADYLRRTIARLHALHPRPDLVLATGDLTERGSPHEYRRLRSMLGRLEIPHFLIPGNHDDREALRRAFRDHRYLRTFAHHASFAIDAWPLRIIALDSTDPGRAGGFVDGERLGWLDAELAAYPRRPTIVALHHPPFRTGIPAMDAYGFVGVERLASVVRAHPQIARIVSGHVHTILMRPWNGAIACTAPSTSPQFVIGRSRLGIGVESAGFLLHEWSFNADVHTYIVRLEGGIEQQIA, encoded by the coding sequence GTGATCGTTGCGCAGATTTCCGATCTTCACATACGACGCCGGGGGCACGTGCTGCACCACATGCCCAACACCGCCGACTACCTTCGCCGCACGATTGCGCGGCTGCATGCACTCCACCCCCGCCCCGATCTGGTCCTGGCAACGGGCGACCTCACCGAACGAGGTTCGCCGCACGAGTACCGGCGATTGCGGTCGATGCTCGGGCGGCTCGAAATTCCGCACTTTTTGATTCCGGGAAATCACGATGATCGCGAAGCGCTACGGCGGGCCTTTCGCGATCATCGTTATTTACGGACGTTCGCCCACCACGCAAGCTTCGCGATCGACGCCTGGCCGCTGCGGATCATTGCGCTGGACTCGACCGATCCGGGGCGCGCCGGCGGATTCGTGGATGGCGAACGCCTCGGATGGCTCGATGCCGAACTGGCCGCCTATCCGCGCCGCCCGACGATCGTCGCGCTGCATCATCCGCCGTTTCGTACCGGCATACCGGCGATGGATGCGTACGGCTTTGTCGGGGTCGAGCGGTTGGCTTCGGTCGTGCGCGCTCATCCGCAGATCGCGCGCATCGTGTCCGGCCACGTCCATACGATTCTGATGCGCCCCTGGAACGGCGCGATCGCATGCACGGCGCCGAGCACCTCGCCGCAATTCGTGATCGGGCGTTCGCGCCTGGGCATCGGGGTGGAGTCAGCCGGGTTCTTGCTCCACGAATGGAGCTTCAATGCCGACGTGCACACCTACATCGTCCGTTTAGAGGGTGGAATCGAACAGCAGATCGCGTAG